From Nonomuraea helvata, a single genomic window includes:
- a CDS encoding DEAD/DEAH box helicase: MTTLDAVMPAFDETAPGSADSASADSRPVDGGSAGAGPVNAGSKNAGAVDAEAAGSGSREAAPERGPSEFELLGLPKPLITGLAKQGIDSPFPIQSATIPDVLAGNDVLGRGQTGSGKTLAFGLPTMARIAGVKPAPGHPRAMILVPTRELALQVHDALEPLGRGLGLRMKVVVGGMSMGKQIEALRRGVDIVIATPGRLGDLIRQGECSLSDVEVSVLDEADHMCDLGFFPVVTDLLAQTPTDGQRLLFSATLDGDVDKLVQRFLKDPITHSVAPATSPVDTMEHHVMQVTRDEKFDVIAEIANREGRTIIFVRTQHGVDRLCKQLARVGVKAGGLHGGKRQNQRTRILAEFREGAVNVLVCTDVAARGIHVDNISLVLHVDPPQDHKSYLHRGGRTARAGEKGTVVTLVLPSERRSTDALTRRAGIHPFRLKATPGHPRVAEVTGARTPSGEAIPVWEPDVRKPLRQRRDGGPGERRNRRPRRDFDGDRRPRRHEDGERAFGPGSGEDRRPRRHEDGDRPFASGDDRRPRRHADGERPFGRSPEPRTFGDDRRRDGRPRGGYRSDDRPVRQDDRGPRGGFRSDDRGARYGDRGRPVSADRSERGYRADGPRDGYRAGGGRSDERGNGGGGYRRNSGRRFDR; this comes from the coding sequence GTGACCACGCTTGACGCTGTCATGCCCGCGTTCGACGAGACCGCCCCCGGCTCGGCTGACTCCGCCTCCGCGGACTCCCGCCCGGTGGACGGCGGCTCGGCGGGCGCGGGCCCAGTGAACGCAGGCTCAAAGAACGCAGGCGCAGTGGACGCCGAGGCTGCGGGCTCCGGCTCGCGCGAGGCCGCTCCCGAGCGGGGCCCGTCCGAGTTCGAACTGCTCGGCCTGCCCAAGCCGCTCATCACCGGACTGGCCAAGCAGGGCATCGACAGCCCGTTCCCCATTCAGAGCGCGACCATCCCCGACGTGCTCGCCGGTAACGACGTGCTCGGCCGCGGCCAGACCGGCTCCGGCAAGACGCTCGCGTTCGGACTGCCCACCATGGCCCGCATCGCGGGCGTGAAGCCGGCCCCCGGCCACCCGCGCGCCATGATCCTCGTGCCCACCCGCGAGCTCGCCCTCCAGGTGCACGACGCCCTTGAGCCGCTCGGCCGCGGCCTGGGCCTGCGCATGAAGGTCGTCGTGGGCGGCATGTCCATGGGCAAGCAGATCGAGGCGCTGCGGCGCGGCGTCGACATCGTCATCGCCACCCCCGGCCGCCTGGGCGACCTGATCCGGCAGGGCGAGTGCTCGCTCTCCGACGTCGAGGTCAGCGTCCTGGACGAGGCCGACCACATGTGCGACCTCGGCTTCTTCCCCGTCGTGACCGACCTGCTCGCGCAGACGCCCACCGACGGGCAGCGGCTGCTGTTCTCGGCCACGCTCGACGGCGACGTCGACAAGCTGGTGCAGCGCTTCCTCAAGGACCCGATCACCCACTCCGTGGCCCCGGCGACCTCGCCGGTCGACACCATGGAGCACCACGTGATGCAGGTCACGCGTGACGAGAAGTTCGACGTCATCGCCGAGATCGCCAACCGCGAGGGCCGTACGATCATCTTCGTCCGCACCCAGCACGGCGTCGACCGGCTCTGCAAGCAGCTGGCCAGGGTCGGCGTCAAGGCGGGCGGCCTGCATGGCGGCAAGCGCCAGAACCAGCGCACCCGCATCCTCGCCGAGTTCCGCGAGGGCGCCGTCAACGTGCTCGTCTGCACCGACGTCGCGGCGCGCGGCATCCACGTCGACAACATCAGCCTGGTGCTGCACGTGGACCCGCCGCAGGACCACAAGAGCTATCTGCACCGGGGCGGCCGCACGGCCCGCGCCGGGGAGAAGGGCACCGTGGTCACGCTGGTGCTGCCCAGCGAGCGCCGCTCCACCGACGCGCTCACCCGGCGTGCCGGGATCCACCCGTTCCGGCTGAAGGCCACGCCCGGCCACCCGCGGGTGGCCGAGGTGACCGGCGCCCGCACGCCGAGCGGCGAGGCCATCCCGGTCTGGGAGCCGGACGTCCGCAAGCCGCTCCGCCAGCGCCGCGACGGCGGGCCCGGCGAGCGCCGCAACCGTCGTCCGCGCCGCGACTTCGACGGTGACCGCCGTCCTCGGCGTCACGAGGACGGGGAGCGCGCGTTCGGGCCCGGTTCGGGCGAGGACCGTCGGCCGCGCCGCCACGAGGACGGCGACCGGCCGTTCGCGTCCGGTGACGACCGTCGTCCCCGTCGGCACGCCGATGGCGAGCGGCCGTTCGGGCGTTCGCCGGAGCCGCGTACCTTCGGCGACGACCGTCGCCGCGACGGGCGCCCGCGCGGCGGGTACCGCTCCGACGACCGGCCGGTCCGCCAGGACGACCGCGGCCCGCGCGGTGGCTTCCGCTCCGACGACCGGGGCGCGCGTTACGGTGACCGTGGCCGCCCGGTCTCGGCCGACCGCAGCGAGCGCGGCTACCGCGCCGACGGCCCGCGTGACGGCTACCGCGCCGGCGGCGGCCGCTCGGACGAGCGCGGCAACGGCGGCGGCGGCTACCGCCGCAACTCGGGTCGCCGCTTCGACCGCTGA
- a CDS encoding LacI family DNA-binding transcriptional regulator, with translation MKRPTIDDIARRAGVSKGAVSFALNGRPGVSSETRRRIQAIATELGWQPNSLARALFDGRPDVLGLVVDRPARTLGLEPFFMQLISGIEATLSAASVGLLLQMTEDHEAEIAIYRKWWAQHRVAGVFVVDLRTEDARIDVLEELRLPAVVIGGPERTGRLPAVWIDDGGALAAVVEHLAGLGHRRIARVAGPEELMHTGVRTAAMRETAAGLGVESITVYADYSGESGERATLDLLRRPDRPTAIVYDNDVMAVAGTAAAREAGISVPGELSVVAWDDSALCLLARPHLTAVSRDIAAYGAHAARSLLDLVQGRQVADTRQGDPCLVSRGSTAPPAV, from the coding sequence ATGAAGCGACCCACCATCGACGACATCGCACGCAGGGCCGGCGTCTCGAAAGGGGCGGTGTCGTTCGCGCTGAACGGCCGTCCCGGCGTCTCCAGCGAGACGCGCCGCCGCATCCAGGCCATCGCCACCGAGCTGGGCTGGCAGCCCAACAGCCTCGCGCGGGCCCTGTTCGACGGGCGGCCCGACGTGCTGGGGCTGGTCGTGGACCGGCCGGCGCGCACGCTGGGGCTGGAGCCGTTCTTCATGCAGCTGATCTCCGGCATCGAGGCCACGCTGTCGGCGGCGTCCGTCGGGCTGCTGCTGCAGATGACCGAGGACCACGAGGCCGAGATCGCGATATACCGGAAATGGTGGGCGCAGCACCGGGTGGCCGGGGTGTTCGTCGTGGACCTGCGTACCGAGGATGCCAGGATCGACGTCCTCGAGGAGCTGCGGCTGCCCGCCGTGGTCATCGGCGGTCCCGAGAGGACGGGGCGGCTGCCCGCCGTCTGGATCGACGACGGCGGCGCGCTCGCCGCCGTCGTCGAGCACCTGGCCGGGCTGGGGCACCGCAGGATCGCCAGGGTCGCGGGCCCGGAGGAGCTCATGCACACCGGCGTCAGGACCGCCGCCATGCGCGAGACGGCCGCCGGACTGGGCGTGGAGAGCATCACCGTGTACGCCGACTACAGCGGCGAGAGCGGCGAGCGCGCCACGCTCGACCTCCTGCGCAGACCTGACAGGCCCACCGCCATCGTGTACGACAACGACGTGATGGCGGTCGCCGGCACCGCCGCCGCCCGCGAGGCGGGGATCTCGGTGCCCGGCGAGCTCTCCGTCGTGGCCTGGGACGACTCCGCCCTGTGCCTGCTGGCGAGGCCGCACCTGACGGCGGTCAGCAGGGACATCGCCGCCTACGGCGCCCATGCCGCCCGGTCCCTGCTCGACCTGGTCCAGGGCCGCCAGGTGGCCGACACGCGTCAGGGCGACCCGTGCCTCGTCTCCAGGGGCAGCACCGCCCCGCCCGCTGTTTGA
- a CDS encoding glycoside hydrolase family 2 protein: MTPFRPLHEAWTVRSASGDVRAPAVVPGCVHTDLLAAGLIPDPYLDDNETRLAWIGRTEWCYETEFSWAGTEHERTDLVCEGLDTVAAIELNGVRVGESANMHRSYRFDVRHALRAGTNRLTVTFGSALEYAERLKEELGDRPGAYTQPYQFIRKMACNFGWDWGPTLITAGIWKPIGLHEWSGARIAAVRPLVTLGDGTARVDVHVEVEKAGAVEVTAAIKGVSGRAVIPEGRSEAVITLEVPDPELWWPRGYGEQPLHELEVRAGDDVWRREIGLREVSLRTEGGAFTLAVNGADVFVRGVNWIPDDCFPTRVDRDRYAARLAKACEANVNLIRVWGGGLYESEDFYELCDRLGLLVWQDFPFACAAYPEEEPIRAEVEAEAREQVARLSAHPSLVLWCGNNENIEGYVDWGWQDSLQGRSWGGHFYLELLPSIVAELDPTRPYWPGSPYSGSMDLPPNDPGHGTMHIWDVWNQRDYAVYRDYRPRMAAEFGFQGPAAYATIRRAISDEPLLPDSRGLLHHQKAIDGNLKLAAGLKPYFPVPETFDDWHYLTQVNQARAIQLGVEHFRSLWPHCAGSVVWQLNDCWPVTSWSAVDGDGRKKPLFHALRRAYADRLLTVQPRDGGLAVVAVNDTGRPWRASARAVRHGFDGTTLAAQPFELDVPPRTAVTLPLAASVAEPGDPAGELVAVEISDQPVGRALWFFAPDRDLRLPEPRYDTAAEPTADGLRLTVTARTLLRDLAVFPDRLDPDAEVDDQLVTLLPGERAEFLISTAGLDERALVRAPVLRCVNDAV, from the coding sequence ATGACCCCGTTCCGACCCCTGCATGAAGCCTGGACCGTCCGCTCGGCGAGCGGCGACGTGCGGGCCCCGGCCGTCGTGCCCGGTTGCGTGCACACCGACCTGCTCGCCGCGGGGCTGATCCCCGATCCCTATCTCGATGACAACGAGACCCGCCTGGCCTGGATCGGACGCACCGAATGGTGTTACGAGACGGAGTTCTCGTGGGCCGGCACCGAGCACGAGCGCACCGACCTGGTGTGCGAGGGGCTCGACACCGTGGCCGCCATCGAGCTCAACGGCGTCCGGGTGGGCGAGAGCGCCAACATGCACCGCTCCTACCGGTTCGACGTCCGCCACGCGCTGCGGGCCGGGACCAACCGGCTGACGGTCACGTTCGGGTCGGCACTCGAGTACGCCGAGCGGCTGAAGGAGGAGCTCGGCGACCGGCCCGGCGCCTACACCCAGCCCTACCAGTTCATCAGGAAGATGGCCTGCAACTTCGGCTGGGACTGGGGACCGACGCTGATCACGGCCGGCATCTGGAAGCCGATCGGGCTGCACGAGTGGAGCGGGGCCAGGATCGCCGCGGTGCGGCCGCTCGTCACCCTCGGCGACGGCACCGCCAGGGTGGACGTTCACGTCGAGGTGGAGAAGGCGGGAGCCGTCGAGGTGACCGCGGCGATCAAGGGCGTGTCGGGGCGTGCCGTGATCCCGGAGGGCCGGAGCGAGGCCGTGATCACGCTGGAGGTGCCCGACCCGGAGCTGTGGTGGCCGAGAGGGTACGGCGAGCAGCCGCTCCACGAGCTCGAGGTGCGGGCCGGCGACGACGTGTGGCGCCGCGAGATCGGCCTGCGCGAGGTGAGCCTGCGTACGGAGGGCGGCGCGTTCACGCTGGCCGTCAACGGCGCCGACGTGTTCGTCAGGGGGGTCAACTGGATCCCCGACGACTGCTTCCCCACCAGAGTCGACCGCGACCGCTACGCCGCCAGGCTCGCCAAGGCGTGCGAGGCGAACGTCAACCTGATCCGGGTGTGGGGCGGCGGCCTGTACGAGAGCGAGGACTTCTACGAGCTGTGCGACCGGCTCGGCCTGCTGGTCTGGCAGGACTTCCCGTTCGCCTGCGCCGCCTACCCCGAGGAGGAGCCGATCAGGGCCGAGGTGGAGGCGGAGGCGCGCGAGCAGGTCGCCAGGCTGAGCGCGCACCCGAGCCTGGTCCTGTGGTGCGGCAACAACGAGAACATCGAGGGCTACGTCGACTGGGGCTGGCAGGACTCACTCCAGGGGCGCAGCTGGGGCGGGCACTTCTACCTCGAGCTGCTGCCGAGCATCGTGGCCGAGCTGGACCCCACCCGCCCGTACTGGCCGGGCAGCCCCTACTCGGGCTCCATGGACCTGCCGCCCAACGACCCGGGCCACGGCACCATGCACATCTGGGACGTGTGGAACCAGCGCGACTACGCCGTCTACCGCGACTACCGGCCCCGCATGGCCGCCGAGTTCGGCTTCCAGGGCCCTGCCGCGTACGCCACCATCCGCAGGGCGATCAGCGACGAGCCGCTGCTGCCCGACTCCCGCGGTCTGCTGCACCACCAGAAGGCCATCGACGGCAACCTCAAGCTGGCCGCCGGGCTCAAGCCGTACTTCCCCGTCCCGGAGACCTTCGACGACTGGCACTATCTCACCCAGGTCAACCAGGCACGTGCCATCCAGCTCGGGGTGGAGCACTTCAGGTCGCTCTGGCCGCACTGCGCGGGCAGCGTGGTGTGGCAGCTCAACGACTGCTGGCCGGTCACCTCGTGGTCGGCCGTGGACGGGGACGGCAGGAAGAAGCCGCTGTTCCACGCGCTGCGCAGGGCCTACGCCGACCGGCTGCTGACCGTGCAGCCGCGCGACGGCGGCCTGGCGGTGGTCGCCGTCAACGACACCGGACGGCCGTGGCGGGCCTCTGCGCGGGCCGTACGGCACGGCTTCGACGGCACCACGCTCGCGGCGCAGCCCTTCGAGCTGGACGTGCCGCCGCGTACGGCCGTCACCCTGCCGCTGGCCGCGTCCGTCGCCGAGCCGGGCGACCCGGCGGGCGAGCTGGTCGCCGTCGAGATCAGCGATCAGCCGGTGGGCCGGGCGCTGTGGTTCTTCGCGCCCGACCGGGACCTGCGCCTGCCGGAGCCGCGCTACGACACGGCGGCCGAGCCCACCGCGGACGGGCTCCGGCTGACGGTCACCGCCCGTACGCTCCTGCGCGACCTGGCCGTCTTCCCCGACCGGCTCGACCCGGACGCCGAGGTCGACGACCAGCTCGTCACGCTGCTGCCCGGCGAGCGGGCCGAGTTCCTGATCAGTACGGCGGGGCTGGACGAGCGGGCCCTGGTCCGCGCGCCGGTGCTGCGCTGTGTCAACGACGCTGTGTGA
- a CDS encoding carbohydrate ABC transporter permease — MAVAPMDTIAPVQPPEHRAETGASRSSRINRHLLRLPFYLLSLTMIAPFYWLLITVFKPPRELAQTPPSFVPKSPTFDNFYDPDWTGQGVTGHLQGIFQRYQVDLGFWRFLFNSLFITTAITVGSLLICSLAAYVIAKHDIKGRRTIFLMIVASMMVPWQTTLIPNYVIMRNLGWLDSYAAYIVPALAKAFVLFFLVQFLQSIPNELIQAARVDGAGEWRIWWKIVLPLLRPALAAMSIFIVLAEWNNFLWPLIIVQSDEMANVPVALARLNSYFAGPDHQGAIMAGGLIASVPTIVFFLIFQKYFTRGIALSGLKG; from the coding sequence ATGGCCGTCGCGCCGATGGACACTATCGCCCCGGTCCAGCCGCCCGAGCACCGGGCGGAGACCGGTGCGAGCCGGAGCTCCCGGATCAACAGGCATCTGCTGCGCCTGCCGTTCTACCTGCTGTCGCTGACGATGATCGCGCCGTTCTACTGGCTGCTCATCACGGTGTTCAAGCCGCCGAGAGAGCTGGCCCAGACGCCGCCGTCGTTCGTGCCGAAGTCCCCCACGTTCGACAACTTCTACGACCCGGACTGGACCGGCCAAGGGGTCACCGGCCACCTGCAGGGCATCTTCCAGCGCTATCAGGTGGACCTCGGGTTCTGGCGGTTCCTGTTCAACAGCCTCTTCATCACCACGGCCATCACCGTCGGGTCGCTGCTGATCTGCTCGCTGGCCGCGTACGTGATCGCCAAGCACGACATCAAGGGCCGCCGGACGATCTTCCTGATGATCGTCGCCTCGATGATGGTGCCCTGGCAGACCACGCTGATCCCCAACTACGTGATCATGCGGAACCTGGGCTGGCTGGACAGCTACGCCGCCTACATCGTCCCGGCGCTGGCCAAGGCGTTCGTGCTCTTCTTCCTGGTGCAGTTCCTGCAGTCGATACCGAACGAGCTGATCCAGGCGGCCAGGGTGGACGGCGCCGGCGAGTGGCGGATCTGGTGGAAGATCGTGCTGCCGCTGCTGCGGCCGGCGCTCGCCGCGATGTCGATCTTCATCGTGCTCGCGGAGTGGAACAACTTCCTCTGGCCGCTCATCATCGTGCAGAGCGACGAGATGGCCAACGTCCCCGTCGCGCTGGCCAGACTCAACTCCTATTTCGCGGGGCCCGACCACCAGGGCGCGATCATGGCGGGCGGACTGATCGCCTCGGTCCCGACGATCGTCTTCTTCCTGATCTTCCAGAAGTACTTCACCAGAGGCATCGCGCTCAGCGGCCTGAAGGGCTGA
- a CDS encoding sugar ABC transporter permease, producing the protein MADIPMRSRLRRYGTSYAMLLPFLALFAGFLLWPLANSLYLSFTKFDGINPAVFTGLDNFVQLAQDARFRHALGNTALYVVGSVVLGTLLSLCLALAFNGTGWLHRIMRTVFFLPSVTSSIALMLMWKWVLFPSDVGLANTIVGWFGGNAVAWLATPALAIPILVLMSVWGGMGYGMVLYVAGLGSIPEEYYEAAKIDGASTWRQFRHITLPLLRPVTTYVVVTGLIGAFQVFEAVYIVFSTGANTVGGVLDSGLMIVPYLYDQGFTHFRLGYASAIAWVLFLIIFVLSLVNLRVGRAMKEL; encoded by the coding sequence ATGGCCGACATCCCCATGCGCAGCAGGTTGCGCCGCTACGGCACCTCGTACGCGATGCTGCTGCCCTTTCTCGCGCTGTTCGCGGGGTTCCTGCTCTGGCCGCTGGCCAACTCGCTCTACCTGAGCTTCACCAAGTTCGACGGGATCAATCCCGCGGTGTTCACCGGTCTGGACAACTTCGTCCAGCTGGCGCAGGACGCCAGGTTCCGCCACGCGCTGGGCAACACCGCCCTGTACGTGGTCGGGTCGGTCGTGCTCGGCACGCTGCTGTCGCTCTGCCTCGCCCTGGCGTTCAACGGCACCGGCTGGCTGCACCGGATCATGCGCACCGTGTTCTTCCTCCCCTCGGTGACCTCTTCCATCGCGCTCATGCTGATGTGGAAGTGGGTCCTGTTCCCCAGCGACGTGGGCCTGGCCAACACGATCGTGGGCTGGTTCGGCGGCAACGCCGTCGCCTGGCTGGCCACGCCGGCGCTGGCGATCCCGATCCTGGTGCTGATGTCGGTGTGGGGCGGCATGGGCTACGGCATGGTGCTGTACGTGGCCGGGCTCGGCTCGATCCCCGAGGAGTACTACGAGGCCGCCAAGATCGACGGCGCGTCCACCTGGCGGCAGTTCCGTCACATCACGCTGCCGCTGCTGCGCCCCGTCACCACGTACGTCGTGGTGACCGGCCTGATCGGCGCGTTCCAGGTGTTCGAGGCCGTCTACATCGTCTTCTCGACGGGGGCCAACACCGTCGGCGGCGTGCTCGACTCGGGCCTGATGATCGTCCCCTACCTCTACGACCAGGGATTCACCCACTTCAGGCTGGGCTACGCGTCGGCGATCGCCTGGGTGCTCTTCCTGATCATCTTCGTGCTGAGCCTCGTCAACCTGCGCGTGGGCCGCGCCATGAAGGAGCTGTGA
- a CDS encoding extracellular solute-binding protein, which translates to MRRTMAACSTVLLTVVSAACATSGQTETKQADQNAPQALSFWSTGGDDETATFQRAADLYHQKHPNVTIKVQTLAWSDAYAKLLAAATSRSGPDIISGGMTWTIQFGTRGAMVDLRKYGADSLKAQALPAQWESAISPDGSVYGVPLDMSTMALYYRTDLLEKAKIEPPKTWDELTAAIDKLKAAGVKKPYSQDWGNLDWIGYFNYLYQAGGSFYTADCKPSLDTPQAEQALKYWVDLYRKHGAPTATVEGSDALDTGTALVVAGNWIAKGIDVNKPKLKGKWAMTTIPAGPAGPTAFIGGRAIGVTSFSKYVQTGADFVTFMYSDEAIAAIADEAKKRNISYISPRPDKIVDGSVFTPEQAKVFEASIKTGKAAPGCPGWDESAPDVAKQLQSAILGKSDAKTALAEAAKVMARNAG; encoded by the coding sequence ATGCGACGAACGATGGCAGCGTGCAGCACGGTCCTGCTGACGGTCGTGAGCGCGGCCTGCGCCACGAGTGGCCAGACGGAGACCAAGCAGGCAGACCAGAACGCCCCCCAGGCCCTGTCCTTCTGGTCCACGGGCGGGGACGACGAGACCGCGACCTTCCAGAGGGCGGCCGACCTCTATCACCAGAAGCATCCGAACGTGACGATCAAGGTGCAGACCCTGGCGTGGAGCGACGCGTACGCCAAGCTGCTGGCGGCGGCCACCAGCCGCAGCGGACCCGACATCATCTCCGGCGGCATGACCTGGACCATCCAGTTCGGCACCAGGGGCGCGATGGTGGATCTGCGCAAGTACGGGGCCGACTCGCTCAAGGCACAGGCGCTGCCCGCACAGTGGGAGTCGGCCATCTCCCCCGACGGCTCGGTGTACGGCGTGCCGCTGGACATGTCGACCATGGCCCTCTATTACCGCACCGACCTGCTGGAGAAGGCCAAGATCGAGCCGCCCAAGACCTGGGACGAGCTGACCGCGGCCATCGACAAGCTCAAGGCCGCCGGCGTGAAGAAGCCCTACAGCCAGGACTGGGGCAACCTGGACTGGATCGGCTACTTCAACTACCTCTACCAGGCGGGCGGCTCGTTCTACACCGCCGACTGCAAGCCCTCGCTCGACACCCCGCAGGCCGAGCAGGCGCTGAAGTACTGGGTGGACCTCTACCGCAAGCACGGCGCGCCAACCGCCACCGTGGAGGGCTCCGACGCGCTGGACACCGGCACCGCGCTGGTGGTGGCGGGCAACTGGATCGCCAAGGGCATCGACGTCAACAAGCCGAAGCTGAAGGGCAAGTGGGCGATGACCACGATCCCCGCGGGCCCCGCCGGGCCGACCGCCTTCATCGGCGGCCGGGCGATCGGCGTGACCTCCTTCAGCAAGTACGTCCAGACCGGCGCCGACTTCGTCACGTTCATGTACAGCGACGAGGCCATCGCGGCGATCGCGGACGAAGCCAAGAAGCGGAACATCTCCTACATCTCGCCGCGCCCCGACAAGATCGTGGACGGCTCGGTGTTCACGCCCGAGCAGGCGAAGGTGTTCGAGGCCTCGATCAAGACCGGCAAGGCCGCCCCGGGCTGCCCCGGCTGGGACGAGAGCGCGCCGGACGTGGCCAAGCAGCTCCAGTCGGCCATCCTCGGCAAGTCAGACGCCAAGACTGCGCTGGCGGAAGCCGCCAAGGTCATGGCGCGTAACGCCGGATAG
- a CDS encoding LacI family DNA-binding transcriptional regulator — protein MKRPTIADIAKRAGVSKGAVSYALNGQPGVSAETRARIQAIAQEIGWRPNLAARSLSGARADAIGLVLCRPARFLGVEPFFMEMISGIEDELAASSCALMLQVVPDHETEIAVYRRWWGEGRVDGAILVDLHADDPRVPVVERLGMPAVVTGHPSGAGSLPAVWSDEVAVLREVIEYLAALGHRRIARVAGLPALLHTRIRDEAFSEICAELGVSEHPVAHTDYTGEQGARATRRLLSSRARPSAIVYDNDIMAVAGLSVAQEMRLDVPADLSIVGWDDSPLSQVVRPSLTAVTRDIPASGAHVARTLLRLIESGETGSLEGPPARLLPRGSTAPAGRDRTVSRAM, from the coding sequence GTGAAGAGGCCAACGATCGCCGACATCGCCAAGCGGGCCGGCGTGTCCAAGGGCGCCGTCTCCTATGCCCTGAACGGCCAGCCCGGCGTCTCCGCGGAGACCAGGGCGCGCATCCAGGCGATCGCGCAGGAGATCGGGTGGCGCCCCAACCTGGCCGCGCGCTCGCTCAGCGGCGCCAGGGCCGACGCCATCGGCCTCGTCCTGTGCCGCCCCGCCCGTTTCCTCGGCGTGGAGCCGTTCTTCATGGAGATGATCAGCGGCATCGAGGACGAGCTGGCGGCCAGCTCGTGCGCGCTCATGCTGCAGGTGGTGCCCGACCACGAGACCGAGATTGCGGTCTACCGGCGCTGGTGGGGCGAAGGCAGGGTGGACGGCGCGATCCTGGTCGACCTGCACGCCGACGATCCACGGGTGCCGGTGGTCGAGCGGCTCGGCATGCCGGCGGTCGTGACCGGGCACCCGTCGGGCGCCGGCTCGCTGCCCGCGGTCTGGTCGGACGAGGTGGCCGTGTTGCGCGAGGTCATCGAGTATCTCGCGGCGCTCGGCCACCGGCGCATCGCCAGGGTGGCCGGGCTGCCGGCGCTGCTCCACACCAGGATCAGGGACGAGGCGTTCTCGGAGATCTGCGCCGAGCTGGGCGTGAGCGAGCATCCGGTCGCCCACACCGACTACACGGGCGAGCAGGGCGCCCGGGCGACCCGGCGGCTGCTCAGCTCCCGGGCCAGGCCCAGCGCGATCGTCTACGACAACGACATCATGGCGGTGGCGGGGCTGTCCGTGGCCCAGGAGATGCGCCTGGACGTGCCCGCCGACCTGTCGATCGTGGGCTGGGACGACTCGCCGCTCTCCCAGGTGGTGCGGCCGTCGCTCACGGCGGTGACCCGCGACATCCCCGCCTCCGGCGCGCACGTCGCGCGGACCCTGCTCCGGCTGATCGAGAGCGGGGAGACGGGGAGCCTGGAGGGGCCGCCGGCGCGCCTGCTGCCCCGGGGCAGCACCGCTCCCGCAGGCCGTGACCGAACCGTTTCACGGGCCATGTAG
- a CDS encoding acetylxylan esterase yields MFVDMPLAQLREYLPERTEPADFDAFWERTLAEARAHDLAAEFAPVPSPLTVADVYDVTFAGFGGHPIKGWFLLPRHVAGPVPCVVEYQGYGGGRGLPIDWLLWPSHGYAVFVMDSRGQGAGGWRRGDTPDPYPGTGPTTPGVMTSGIHDPDAYYYRRLYTDAVRAVEAARSHPMVGAVAVSGGSQGGAIALAASALVPGLACAFIDVPFMCHIRHATEITGEHPYAEIATYCKTFKERVEPVFETLAYFDGVNFAARATTPALFSVGLADLITPPSTVFAAYNHYTGEKDIRVYPYNGHEGGESAQAMERIARARKALG; encoded by the coding sequence ATGTTCGTTGACATGCCGCTCGCGCAACTGCGCGAGTACCTCCCCGAACGCACCGAGCCCGCCGACTTCGACGCCTTCTGGGAACGTACGCTCGCCGAGGCCCGCGCCCACGACCTCGCCGCCGAGTTCGCCCCTGTGCCGTCCCCGCTGACCGTCGCCGACGTGTACGACGTCACCTTCGCCGGGTTCGGCGGCCACCCGATCAAGGGCTGGTTCCTCCTCCCGCGCCACGTCGCGGGGCCGGTGCCGTGCGTGGTCGAGTACCAGGGGTACGGCGGCGGCCGCGGGCTGCCGATCGACTGGCTGCTCTGGCCCAGCCACGGCTACGCCGTCTTCGTCATGGACAGCAGGGGCCAGGGCGCCGGCGGATGGCGGCGCGGCGACACCCCCGACCCCTACCCCGGCACCGGACCCACCACGCCGGGCGTCATGACCAGCGGCATCCACGACCCGGACGCCTACTACTACCGGCGGCTCTACACCGACGCCGTGCGCGCGGTCGAGGCCGCCAGGTCGCACCCCATGGTGGGCGCGGTCGCCGTCAGCGGCGGCAGCCAGGGCGGGGCCATCGCGCTGGCCGCCTCGGCGCTGGTGCCCGGCCTCGCCTGCGCCTTCATCGACGTGCCGTTCATGTGCCACATCAGGCACGCCACCGAGATCACCGGCGAACATCCCTATGCCGAGATCGCCACCTACTGCAAGACGTTCAAGGAGCGGGTGGAGCCGGTCTTCGAGACCCTGGCGTACTTCGACGGCGTCAACTTCGCCGCCCGCGCCACCACGCCGGCGCTGTTCTCGGTCGGGCTGGCGGACCTGATCACGCCGCCGTCCACGGTGTTCGCCGCCTACAACCACTACACCGGCGAGAAGGACATCAGGGTCTACCCGTACAACGGGCACGAGGGCGGCGAGTCCGCGCAGGCCATGGAGCGCATCGCGAGGGCGCGGAAAGCGCTCGGTTGA
- a CDS encoding phosphoribosyl-ATP diphosphatase, which translates to MKTFEELFAELSEKARTRPAGSGTVAALDAGVHAIGKKVVEEAAESWMAAEHESDDRAAEEISQLLYHVQVLMIAKGIGLDQVYKHL; encoded by the coding sequence ATGAAGACCTTCGAAGAGCTGTTCGCCGAGCTGTCAGAGAAGGCCAGGACCCGGCCCGCGGGCTCGGGCACCGTGGCCGCGCTCGACGCAGGCGTCCATGCCATCGGCAAGAAGGTCGTCGAGGAGGCCGCCGAGAGCTGGATGGCCGCCGAGCACGAGTCGGACGACAGGGCAGCCGAGGAGATCTCGCAGCTCCTCTACCACGTGCAGGTGCTCATGATCGCCAAGGGCATCGGCCTCGACCAGGTCTACAAGCATCTCTAG